From a region of the Microterricola gilva genome:
- a CDS encoding helix-turn-helix transcriptional regulator: MSDTTSRTLELLSLLQSHRHWSCRELADRLAVSERTLRRDIDRLRELGYEIDASRGAIGGYRLTAGTGLPPLLLTDDEGVAIAIGLRSQTTSALRDSEHTTLSALAKIEQVLPPALRRRIDALQSHMSVAPGQGPAVDPELLGLLALSCRDSERIRFSYTDARGADSTRSAEPHMLVPRGRRWYLVAWDRDRAAWRTFRLDRISALQQTRVLFTARDLSAAAAAELVAAAVSWRENPLSAEVHIAAPLGAVQEKLGWWARDTVALDADTTVWTLTGDSAAHIATALLWIPAEFAFTVHGRPELLRELTAFADRFTSISG; encoded by the coding sequence ATGTCAGACACCACGAGCAGAACGTTGGAGCTCCTCTCCCTGCTGCAGAGCCACCGGCACTGGTCGTGCCGGGAACTCGCGGACCGTCTCGCCGTCAGCGAGCGCACGCTGCGCCGCGACATCGACCGCTTGCGGGAGCTCGGCTACGAGATCGACGCCAGCCGCGGCGCGATCGGCGGCTACCGCCTGACGGCCGGAACAGGCCTGCCTCCCCTGCTCCTCACCGACGATGAGGGTGTCGCGATCGCCATCGGTCTGCGCTCGCAGACGACATCCGCCCTGCGCGATTCGGAGCACACGACGCTCAGCGCACTCGCGAAGATCGAGCAGGTTCTGCCTCCGGCGCTCCGCAGGCGGATCGACGCACTGCAGTCGCACATGTCGGTCGCGCCCGGGCAGGGGCCGGCCGTCGACCCCGAGCTGCTCGGCCTCCTCGCGCTCAGCTGTCGGGACAGCGAACGGATCCGCTTCAGCTACACCGACGCGCGCGGCGCCGACTCCACCCGCAGCGCGGAACCGCACATGCTGGTGCCGCGCGGGCGCCGCTGGTACCTCGTCGCGTGGGACCGCGACCGCGCCGCCTGGCGCACCTTCCGGCTAGATCGCATCTCCGCGCTGCAGCAGACCCGGGTGCTCTTCACGGCTCGCGATCTGAGCGCGGCGGCCGCCGCCGAGCTCGTGGCCGCCGCCGTCTCCTGGCGGGAGAACCCGCTGAGCGCCGAGGTGCACATCGCGGCCCCGCTCGGGGCGGTTCAGGAGAAGCTGGGCTGGTGGGCGCGCGACACGGTGGCGCTGGATGCCGATACCACCGTGTGGACGCTCACCGGCGACTCCGCCGCGCACATCGCCACCGCGCTGCTCTGGATCCCGGCGGAGTTCGCCTTCACCGTGCACGGCCGGCCGGAGCTGCTGCGCGAGCTCACCGCCTTCGCGGACCGCTTCACGTCCATCAGCGGGTAG
- a CDS encoding ATP-binding cassette domain-containing protein has product MIVARGLGKTFPGTGKSGGQVEAVSDLNLDVAAGELVAFLGPNGAGKSTTLRLLTTLLPASSGEASVVGCDIRRDPAGVRRRIGYIGQGSSAGYTQRVRDELHSQGAFYGIGRRETRLRADELIESLDLGAIAGRQVQTLSGGQRRRVDIALGLIHRPELLFLDEPSTGLDPQSRANLWQHIVELRRRYGTTIFLTTHYLDEADQLAERVMVMDHGRLIADDTASALKRDLAGDRVELGFDSAADAAAAAAHTSGTASGTAVVVPALAADEALPAILRSLDAAGLPPRAASIHQPTLDDVFLALTGRSLREEGQAPATAEHTTSVAHESEEDAA; this is encoded by the coding sequence ATGATCGTGGCCAGGGGGCTCGGCAAGACGTTCCCGGGCACGGGCAAATCCGGCGGCCAGGTTGAGGCGGTCTCCGATCTCAACCTCGACGTCGCGGCGGGGGAGCTCGTCGCGTTCCTCGGGCCGAACGGCGCGGGCAAGTCGACGACGCTGCGCCTGCTCACCACCCTGCTGCCGGCCAGCTCCGGCGAGGCGAGCGTCGTCGGCTGCGACATCCGTCGCGACCCGGCCGGCGTGCGTCGCCGCATCGGCTACATCGGGCAGGGTTCATCGGCCGGCTACACGCAGCGCGTGCGCGATGAGCTGCACAGCCAGGGCGCGTTCTACGGGATCGGCCGGCGCGAGACCCGCCTCAGGGCCGACGAGTTGATCGAGTCCCTCGACCTCGGCGCCATCGCCGGCCGTCAGGTGCAGACACTCTCGGGCGGGCAGCGCCGCCGCGTCGACATCGCGCTCGGGCTGATCCACCGGCCGGAGCTGCTCTTCCTCGACGAGCCGTCCACCGGCCTCGACCCGCAGAGCCGCGCCAACCTCTGGCAGCACATCGTCGAGCTGCGCCGCCGCTACGGCACAACGATCTTCCTGACGACCCACTACCTCGACGAGGCCGATCAGCTGGCCGAGCGGGTGATGGTGATGGATCACGGGCGGCTGATCGCCGACGACACCGCATCGGCGCTGAAGCGCGACCTCGCCGGCGACCGGGTCGAGTTGGGCTTCGACTCGGCGGCGGATGCCGCGGCGGCGGCCGCCCACACCAGCGGAACGGCATCCGGAACCGCCGTCGTGGTGCCGGCACTCGCCGCCGACGAGGCGTTGCCGGCCATCCTGCGCTCGCTCGACGCGGCAGGGCTGCCGCCGAGGGCGGCGTCGATCCACCAGCCGACGCTCGACGACGTGTTCCTCGCGCTCACCGGGCGGAGTCTGCGCGAGGAGGGGCAGGCGCCCGCCACAGCAGAGCACACCACATCCGTTGCACACGAGTCCGAGGAGGACGCAGCATGA
- a CDS encoding CoA-binding protein, with protein sequence MSCDLPADSPLAKLLRSQRTWVGPDAKARLRILREAKSIAIVGASPNPARSSYFVGTYLQQSSDYRVYFVNPNADTILGQKAYPDLASLPEVPDIVDVFRRGSDIPSVIDEVVAVGAPTIWVQLGIWNQDAAEYGESKGLTVVMDRCIKIEHARFNGGLHLLGFDTGQITARKTIR encoded by the coding sequence CTGAGCTGTGACCTGCCCGCGGACTCCCCCCTCGCCAAGCTGCTGCGCTCGCAGCGCACCTGGGTCGGCCCGGACGCGAAGGCGCGCCTGCGCATCCTGCGCGAGGCGAAGTCGATCGCGATCGTCGGCGCATCGCCGAACCCGGCCCGCTCGAGCTACTTCGTGGGCACCTACCTGCAGCAGTCCAGCGACTACCGCGTGTACTTCGTGAACCCGAACGCCGACACGATCCTCGGCCAGAAGGCCTACCCGGATCTGGCGAGCCTGCCGGAAGTGCCCGACATCGTCGACGTGTTCCGCCGTGGCAGCGACATCCCGAGCGTCATCGACGAGGTCGTCGCCGTCGGCGCTCCGACCATCTGGGTGCAGCTCGGCATCTGGAACCAGGATGCCGCGGAGTACGGCGAGTCGAAGGGGCTGACCGTCGTCATGGACCGGTGCATCAAGATCGAGCACGCCCGCTTCAACGGCGGCCTGCACCTGCTCGGCTTCGACACCGGCCAGATCACCGCCCGCAAGACGATTCGCTGA
- a CDS encoding ABC transporter permease — protein MNTIDTLNTHTADTGSAQQGGAATSSRGNVPGRTRILADIWNVFVRELRPVMRDPFSALFSLVQPLVFLGLFGPLLVASSGLPAAETLQWFVPGILVMVALFGTASTGANLLGEMQSGSHERTLVAPLARSALLIGRSLKEIVPLAMQGLIVCLVAVPFGFQINVAGLVIGFVLLAIFGIGFGALSYSVALACRERDWMFWVIHQTLIFPLMILSGMLLPIENGPDWMKAAAAVNPLSYVVAAERALFAGDLGSIAVLGGFVAAIVTAVIGLVVGVRSIRKA, from the coding sequence ATGAACACCATCGACACCCTCAACACCCACACCGCCGACACGGGCTCGGCTCAGCAGGGCGGGGCCGCGACGTCGTCGCGGGGCAACGTCCCCGGCCGCACCCGCATCCTCGCCGACATCTGGAATGTGTTCGTGCGGGAGCTGCGGCCCGTCATGCGCGACCCGTTCAGCGCACTGTTCAGCCTCGTGCAGCCGCTCGTGTTCCTCGGGCTGTTCGGGCCGCTGCTCGTCGCGTCATCCGGTCTGCCCGCCGCGGAGACGCTGCAGTGGTTCGTGCCGGGAATCCTCGTGATGGTGGCGCTGTTCGGCACGGCCAGCACCGGGGCGAACCTGCTCGGCGAGATGCAGTCGGGCTCGCACGAGCGCACGCTCGTCGCGCCGCTGGCCCGCAGCGCGCTGCTGATCGGCCGCTCGCTCAAGGAGATCGTGCCGTTGGCGATGCAGGGCCTGATCGTCTGCCTCGTCGCCGTGCCGTTCGGCTTCCAGATCAACGTGGCCGGGCTGGTGATCGGCTTCGTGCTGCTGGCGATCTTCGGCATCGGCTTCGGCGCGCTGAGCTACTCGGTGGCCCTGGCCTGCCGGGAGCGGGACTGGATGTTCTGGGTGATCCACCAGACCCTCATCTTCCCGCTCATGATCCTCTCCGGCATGCTGCTGCCGATCGAGAACGGGCCGGACTGGATGAAGGCGGCGGCGGCGGTCAACCCGCTGAGTTACGTCGTCGCAGCGGAGCGCGCCCTGTTTGCCGGGGATCTCGGCTCCATCGCGGTGCTCGGCGGCTTCGTTGCGGCGATCGTGACGGCCGTGATCGGACTCGTCGTCGGCGTCCGCAGCATCCGCAAGGCCTGA